In Camelina sativa cultivar DH55 chromosome 13, Cs, whole genome shotgun sequence, the genomic window tgtttttaatattagaaaccaaaaaaataatgtttacatctttaatgtattcattcttataattagtaattttaattttgaatctaaactaatagttaaataaaaattattaataattattttaaattcatatatatatatgaatattttctacagtcaaatatattgttttgcaaactcaattttttggatcttctatatattaaaaataaatattgtgtgtttttgttgtttacaatcaaatagatttcttttattaaataacaaaaacattgtatttaaataaatcaaatagtaagttgatgtttttaattacaatagaaaaagaaactaactaTTATAAGACTGGATGAATTAAcagatatatgatatatttttatattgcaaaaattaataaaattgaaatgaaaaatcattaataattttttcagatattaaattttttctttttaccatgagtatataacatttttcaataattctaataattttgatatgtattgggtttggttctaagtatttttgttgtagatatatttttgtggttgagaatattaaataatattaattttatatttagataaattaagtaagaagttgatgtttttaaattaataaagttaaaataaatagttttcttatttgatttattataacaAGATTATCTGgtttgaatttaagttttaatatcttatgaatgatttttatttcaattttagttaagttttgaaattgaaaaagataacTATTATAAGACTAAATTAATGGAATTATATagaatatatctttattttggatccatatatgttttacattataaaacactataaatgattcctaaataattcaactaaatcttttttttcgtttctaatattaaaaacaaaaaaaaatgcatatttttattaGTCAATATCGGTCAACGCCATTCAATACTGGTCAACATCAGATTTTAATGAACGGTGTACCGAAATAAAATGTTGTAATGTTGAGTACATATCATCATAATTGATATATGTCatcatgcaatacatatatttagtgtaGTTAacaatacattttttaatatttagtgTAGTTGgcaatacattttttaagttgGGATGTGGCCATCTACTAAACAATACTTCCTGTAGCTGAGTAtgttttttccttaaaaatCCAACCTTGGAACTCGCCGTGTCGtcaaatttgatttctttcctATTGTCGTCAAGAGTTCTTCAGATGCCAGAGAAAGTAGTGATTCCGTATCCATCACTGagttatcatcttcatcaatggagaTTAAGCGCTCTAACATCACTCGTCTTCTTCCTAATGGTTATCGTATGGACCATTGACGGTTGTACACTCAAAACCTTCATCGAAAAATCATGGAGACTCAACTCTCTGGATCTGTAATATAGTATgtaatattatgtaatattttgaaagCATACAAATAAATAGTTATATTTTAGTATGGAGTTACTGTTCTATGCATATTAACAACTGTTTTATTGGTTTAAAGTTGATCTGAAGTTAATACGGAATTGGTATAGAGTATATATCGAACAATTGTGTGAATGGTAGAAAAATAACAGACTGATTCGATTTTAGTTTGATCCAGAGCATACTGACCAACCATTCAAGCCTCGATATGATTGTATCaactataaaatcatatttgcAACAATCACATTTATCATTTCGTAAGCCGGATCTTAGCGAAAAGAGAAGTGGTTTAAGTTTTGCCTCCAACAATCAAACCGTCTGATATTTTTGCTTCTTTGGCTTAAGGAGAAAGAAAAGCATTTTCTTGACAATGAAAAGTCGTAGTATCTTACTAACTTGGCGGTCTTAGAATTACTCCAAATTCCCCTTATCAAATTAATATCTGCTTCGGTGGCATTGGCTACTATACACATTTAATGGAGAAAAATCATGCGGCGGCTcacttctcctccttctctggATCTGGATCCGACCCGGGTGAAGAAGCTTTCTTGGATCTCTGTCGAGCAAGAGCAGAACTTTACGGCGAATGTTTTAAGAAACTGGTTAGCTCCTCCTGGAGGAGAGAAGTGCAGAGAAGCAAAGACCGTTGAGATTTCAGTTCCGGGAATCGACGGGAAGGGTTCAGTAGAGTTAACGGCTGGTAAGATTCACGAAttcaagtttcaatctttagACGATTCTGGGAAACGAGTTTGTATCGGTGGAGATTACTTCGAGACTGATCTCTCCGGCGAAAATTGGAAATCTAGACCGCCGGTTAAAGACTTAGGAAACGGAACttactctttgtttcttcaggTTCATCCTGATTTCGCCGGAGTTTACAATCTCACTGTTGTTTTGCTCTTTCGTCGCTTCCATGGTCTTAAACATAGCCCTTCGCGTTTCGCTTTCGACAGACAGCTACGTAGTTTCAGATTACGGTTTGTCAAGAAACCCGACGTTGTTTTTCCGGAGCTTCGTAGATGTGTTCGGTCTGATTTCGACAGAGACGTTTGGTCTGGTCGGTGGGTTAGGCTTGGTAAGAACAAGGAATGCGAAATCAGCAACGACGGACGTTACCGTTGCTTACCGGATGGTTTCCCTTGCCGTGAACCATGGTGCTATGGAGCTTTAGCTGAGTTAGAGAGCAATGGTTGGGTTTACTCTAGCCATTGTTCGTTTAAGCTCTTCTCAGATGATTCGGCTTGGGACTGTTTGAAGAACAAATGGATCTTCTTTTGGGGTGACTCGAACCATGTTGATTCGATTAGGAACTTGTTGAACTTTGTATTGGGTCATCCGGAGATTGGTGTTGTGCCGAGGAGGTTTGATTTGAAGTTCTCGAATCCAAAGAACTCGTCAGAAACAGTTAGGATCACGAGTGTTTTTAATGGACATTGGAACGAGACTCAAAACTATCAAGGTCTTGATTCACTTAAAGATGAGGCCTTTAGAGAGTTGCTTAAAAGCTATTTCGTCGAAGAGACAGGTGTACCGGACGTGATGATCGTTAACTCGGGTCTACACGACGGTGTTCATTGGTCTAACCTTAGAGCGTTCACAAAAGGAACTAAAACCGCGGCTGCGTTCTGGAGAAACGTTTTTGACTCGGTGATAGCTCGAGGATTCCGCCCGCCGGAAGTGGTTTTTAGGAACACTATTGCGACGGGCGGTTACGCGAGGACGCTAGCGTTTAACCCGAGCAAGATGGAAGTGTACAATGGTGTGTTTTTGGAGAAAATGAAGGAACTAGGTTTGGTCTCGGGTGTGATTGATAACTTCGATATGACGTATCCTTGGCATTTTGATAACCGGTGTAACGACGGGGTTCACTACGGGAAAGCTCCGGCCAAGATGCGGTGGAGAGACGGCGAGATTGGGCATCAGTACTTTGTGGATCTCATGCTTGTTCATGTCTTGTTAAATGCAGTTTGTGTAAGATAAAAGAGCAGAGTAGAGACTAGAGAAAGCTCAGGTTTTAGGGACTTGGGAGAGATTCTTTTATTTGTCTTGTGTAGAGACTTTGTTGATTACTTGATTTACTGTATGATGTTGTTAGCTATATAAGATTTGGTAATTTTAGTCACAGCTGAAAATTCAGTAATCATCCGATTACACCCGTGTTTTTATTTGGTCAAAAATAGTTAcattgctgttttttttttttctgttcttttgAAAAGAATTCGTCATTGgaataaaaatttctaaatcacATCTTTTTTAATGtgtatatttatcatattttatacaaatactataaataaatgattgaCCATCTTTTGTAATTAATGAAGGAGtcattttgaataattaaaatgaaatatgcaTCTCGTGGCATCGTGTCACTTAAATACTTAatgtcattgtttttttttcattgttttatcttttggtcAAAGATCTTCTTTTCTAATGTAATTtaacttaatttatataatatacaatCATAAAACGAGCAAACCAAACGGCATATACGCGGTCactaatttattatacatatggcaTAATACCTTTTTgtgaattaacaaaaaaaaattggttatctAAATTAGAGAAGGGAGTAAAAATTTGattctatttaattttaaatataaatttgtttagaTATTAAAAAGATAGTAGTAGTATAATTGAAATCGAATTAAAGAGTCGGTACGGGCCACGCGGTTTAATGTAACCAGTCACACAGTTCTGATAATTGCCATCTCTCTCACGCTAAACATGGAACTCTCCTCCAAACCAAATCAGCAACAATTGAATTGAATCCAAATCCCATCATCCCTATCACGAAACCTCCCCTCCCAATTAAAATCCTCAAAGTCTTGCCCTTTTCCGTTTCTGAGATTAGATCATCTCCAAGCCAAGCCAAGCcaagcacacacacacacacacaaaggaGGAGGATTTCTGAAATATTCTTTGCTTTTTGTCGTAATTCTCTCAATAATAGCTGGCTGCTTGTCAAATAGATTCAATCCCGGGAACGCCGTGTAAGAGTCGCCGGAGGCGTCGTATGGCGTTAACGTGGGGATCTGGTCTTCGGATTTCGGTTCTCCTTATCCTTATAGCTGCAATTGTCTTAGCTTGCTATTTTCTCCCCGTTGAGAAGGTCCGTAATTAgctaaattagggtttttaatgaaatgggtttttgtttttgttggatcATCTCTGAAATATTCTCACAATTCATCTCATTTGAGGTTTCGTAGCAATGAAAAGGATTgagcttttttttatttatttttacccCTTGCATATGATTTGTGGGCATGAGATGTGTTTATGTGTGGCTGAATTGGTTAGCAGAAGCAAATGTGGTAGTAAAGCTAATAGATTTGTCTCTGGATGCATCTTTCCTTTTTGAACTCGTCTcattttggagtattattgATTTTTCGTCATCATCAGCTAGTTTATGGTCCGAAACTTActatttctttgtatttttttctcagCTTTTGAAGGATTTTTTGTTATGGGTTGAACAAGATCTAGGGCCTTGGGGACCTTTTGTCCTGTAAgtgactctttttcttcttcttgtttcttggtaTTTGATGTTTATTAGATTCTTGCGTGTATTGTAGCAGTGAGCTACAGCAGCAGTAATCTGTTTCATTAGTAATGTTTATCCATGGATTTAACAAGTCTATGCACATACAACTTCTAGAAATTTAGGAACATAAGAGTTAGGATGCCTTTTTCCGCAAGTTGTTTACCTTTGTACTGAACTTTTCTTTCTCTGGTAATGTTTGCAGAGCTGTTGCATACATTCCTCTAACAGTTTTGGCTGTTCCTGCCTCGGTTCTCACGGTATGTacatcagattcttcttcttttttgtgtaATATAACTATTATCCAGGAGAGGGTTTATTCACTTCGAGAGTCTCAGATTTATCTACAAATTTGAGAAATCTTATTTGGTTGAAGTTTGTGATATTCAGATCGGTGGTGGCTACCTTTTTGGGCTGCCAATTGGTTTTGTGGCAGATTCAGTCGGTGCTACACTTGGCTCAGGAGCAGCATTTCTTCTAGGCCGTACAGTAAGTGTCTCAAAGTTCTTATGTAGTTAGAAGATATGCAGACAGACGCTATCCTTATTGTTTGGAGCTTACATGGTAAATGCTCTTATGCAGATTGGAAAACCTTTTGTAGTTGCAAAATTGAAGGATTATCCTCAGTTTCAATCAGTGGCGCTCGCGATTCAGAAATCTGGTTTCAAGGTTTGCACTTTAAACCTACCAAGTTTgaatcctttctttttttgtgtgtgttctgACACTCTGTGTTTTACTTATGAATATGCAAAAATTGAATGTAGATATGCTTGCTGCTCCGGCTTGCTCCGCTTCTCCCCTTCAGCATGTTGAACTACCTCTTATCTGTAACTCCAATTCGGCTAGGTCCATACTTGCTTTCTTCTTGGTTAGGGATGATGGTAATCTAATCTACTTCACCTCTCTGTAAAATGTTTAAATCGTAAGATCAAAAGAATACATCTTGACACATTATTAATTCGCAGCCAATAACGCTTGCCCTAGTGTATGTTGGAACAACTCTAAAAGACCTTTCTGATGTGACTCACAAGTGGAGGGAGTTCTCGCTAAGTCGCTGGGTAATGTTTTGGCACAAAGTTAACAAGTGCATTCTCAGCTTCTTGTTTCAATCTCTTTTCTGATCTGTGCTCTGCATTTTGCAGGCGATCTTGATTTCAAGCCTTGTAATATCCGGTTAGTTGGACAATTCCTAGAATTCAGCTTCACCACAATAGAATCTTTATCAACCTGCTAAATGCACAGAACCACTaattattgtttcttctttttatctgtTCTGTTTATTTGCAGTGATATTAATGGTCTGTGTTACAAAAGTGGCTAAGTACGCTTTAAGAAAAGCTTTAGCAGAGCACGGAGGAGACATGAACGGAGCGGTTGCAGCCTCACCGGAGCTGGCCGTTACTGACGATGCTCCTACGGATCTAAACGAGCCTCTCTTAATAAAGATAGATGCTCAACAACCTCAGGAACAAGAGACAACCATAGTCCTTAAATAAAAACGCTACTGAATACTTTGtataataatcttttttatCTTCAACTTACAAAGCATAGTTTTTCTTGGTTTGTAAAATAACAtagattaaaaattattttcaaaaagttttttttttcttcttctgagatGTAATTATTTAGTTCACAGGGTGTTTAAGtattaaatgaataaaaaataaattaaacggGTTTCGCGATGtagtgttctttgtttttttgtatgtattgAGTTTTCTACAGCTCCAgatatctaaaatataattttttttttgaacataataatattcaaagctaaaatatgtgtatttttgttttttcaaggGTTTGAATAGGAAGAAGAAATATAGTCATGTCTCTTTCGGTCAAGtacgattaaaaaaaagttacaacgCGTTGACTCTTTAATACAAAAGTGGCAGTGAATCTAGCGGTAAAGATATCATTTAACTgtgcaaagtaaaaaaaaaaggtaattaatACATGTTCTAAAGTTTCTAACATAGACAAATCTTTGATCtgacttcttctcttctcttacaaATCCCTCTTGTCTTCTGAGTCTTGTCTATCTATGGGGATCTCCTTCAGCAACCGTCGACGTGACAACAACCACCACCGTCACAACCACAATCaccctcctccacctcctcctccttctcgtCCGCCGTACTATTACTCTGCCGATCCTCCCTCGCAACAACCGCCGCCTCAAAACGACTACAGCTACACTCACAACAACCTCGTTTCAACTCCACAGCTCGCTCTTCctgctcctcctccaccacaacCACCGTCTTCTCAGCCTCCTCCGCCGCAGATTAATCACGGACCATACGGTCAAAACTATTATCAAAACCAGTATTACCCGCAACCAGCTCCTCCGTATTTCACCGGTTACCATCACAATGGTTGGAATACTCTGATGAGGCCGGTTTACTTCGGTCCGCCTACGGTTCAGGTACCTCTGCCTTCTGTGGAGCACCAGAACGCGAAGAAGGTGAAGAATGCTGTCAATGTGAATAAAGCTACGGTGAAGCTCGAACCAGACGATCTTAACCCTGGTCATCATCTTGTTTCCTTCGTCTTCGATGCCGTGTTCGATGGCAGGTATAAATTCTTAATTTGATGATTTACAGTTACAGGGGTCTTTGATCAATCGGAATTTGTGTGAAAGTTTCTGACTTTAGAATTCGGAATTGGGATGAGATTGGCTAATTAGGGTTCATGAGACTTCTAATTTATACTGAATCTCATATTTGGATCataaaggtttaaactttacTTGATGAATCTCGTATTTGGATCaaaaaggtttaaactttacaTGATGTGACTCAAAACCCTTGCTtgcttgtaagttgtaactggaatttaggtttttttttcaattttcttttaggATCAATTTGGTTCAATTGATCCAAGTTTAGTGATTATTATAACCAGAACAGGGACTAGATTTGGCTAATTGCAGTTGCGGTTGTCAAGTAATTGTTTGCGACATTGAGCTAGTTTAGCTACATATCAATCTTATTATACTCTGTGTGTTGCATACCAAGCTTATGGCTTTTGTGAACATTATTAAGAAGATTACCAACAGTGAGTCTGATTGATGTGTTACTTGTCTCATTTTCAGTTTCACTGTCATATTTTTTGCAAAGGAGGAATCAAAGTGCACAATCGTTCCGCATATACCAGAAGCTTACCCACCAACCAAAGTCCCTTTCCTAAAAGGTACTGCGCAGAAGTTTCTACAACCTTCAGGGACAGGAACTGACTTAGGCTTCTTTTCACTGGATGNNNNNNNNNNNNNNNNNNNNNNNNNNNNNNNNNNNNNNNNNNNNNNNNNNNNNNNNNNNNNNNNNNNNNNNNNNNNNNNNNNNNNNNNNNNNNNNNNNNNNNNNNNNNNNNNNNNNNNNNNNNNNNNNNNNNNNNNNNNNNNNNNNNNNNNNNNNNNNNNNNNNNNNNNNNNNNNNNNNNNNNNNNNNNNNNNNNNNNNNNNNNNNNNNNNNNNNNNNNNNNNNNNNNNNNNNNNNNNNNNNNNNNNNNNNNNNNNNNNNNNNNNNNNNNNNNNNNNNNNNNNNNNNNNNNNNNNNNNNNNNNNNNNNNNNNNNNNNNNNNNNNNNNNNNNNNNNNNNNNNNNNNNNNNNNNNNNNNNNNNNNNNNNNNNNNNNNNNNNNNNNNNNNNNNNNNNNNNNNNNNNNNNNNNNNNNNNNNNNNNNNNNNNNNNNNNNNNNNNNNNNNNNNNNNNNNNNNNNNNNNNNNNNNNNNNNNNNNNNNNNNNNNNNNNNNNNNNNNNNNNNNNNNNNNNNNNNNNNNNNNNNNNNNNNNNNNNNNNNNNNNNNNNNNNNNNNNNNNNNNNNNNNNNNNNNNNNNNNNNNNNNNNNNNNNNNNNNNNNNNNNNNNNNNNNNNNNNNNNNNNNNNNNNNNNNNNNNNNNNNNNNNNNNNNNNNNNNNNNNNNNNNNNNNNNNNNNNNNNNNNNNNNNNNNNNNNNNNNNNNNNNNNNNNNNNNNNNNNNNNNNNNNNNNNNNNNNNNNNNNNNNNNNNNNNNNNNNNNNNNNNNNNNNNNNNNNNNNNNNNNNNNNNNNNNNNNNNNNNNNNNNNNNNNNNNNNNNNNNNNNNNNNNNNNNNNNNNNNNNNNNNNNNNNNNNNNNNNNNNNNNNNNNNNNNNNNNNNNNNNNNNNNNNNNNNNNNNNNNNNNNNNNNNNNNNNNNNNNNNNNNNNNNNNNNNNNNNNNNNNNNNNNNNNNNNNNNNNNNNNNNNNNNNNNNNNNNNNNNNNNNNNNNNNNNNNNNNNNNNNNNNNNNNNNNNNNNNNNNNNNNNNNNNNNNNNNNNNNNNNNNNNNNNNNNNNNNNNNNNNNNNNNNNNNNNNNNNNNNNNNNNNNNNNNNNNNNNNNNNNNNNNNNNNNNNNNNNNNNNNNNNNNNNNNNNNNNNNNNNNNNNNNNNNNNNNNNNNNNNNNNNNNNNNNNNNNNNNNNNNNNNNNNNNNNNNNNNNNNNNNNNNNNNNNNNNNNNNNNNNNNNNNNNNNNNNNNNNNNNNNNNNNNNNNNNNNNNNNNNNNNNNNNNNNNNNNNNNNNNNNNNNNNNNNNNNNNNNNNNNNNNNNNNNNNNNNNNNNNNNNNNNNNNNNNNNNNNNNNNNNNNNNNNNNNNNNNNNNNNNNNNNNNNNNNNNNNNNNNNNNNNNNNNNNNNNNNNNNNNNNNNNNNNNNNNNNNNNNNNNNNNNNNNNNNNNNNNNNNNNNNNNNNNNNNNNNNNNNNNNNNNNNNNNNNNNNNNNNNNNNNNNNNNNNNNNNNNNNNNNNNNNNNNNNNNNNNNNNNNNNNNNNNNNNNNNNNNNNNNNNNNNNNNNNNNNNNNNNNNNNNNNNNNNNNNNNNNNNNNNNNNNNNNNNNNNNNNNNNNNNNNNNNNNNNNNNNNNNNNNNNNNNNNNNNNNNNNNNNNNNNNNNNNNNNNNNNNNNNNNNNNNNNNNNNNNNNNNNNNNNNNNNNNNNNNNNNNNNNNNNNNNNNNNNNNNNNNNNNNNNNNNNNNNNNNNNNNNNNNNNNNNNNNNNNNNNNNNNNNNNNNNNNNNNNNNNNNNNNNNNNNNNNNNNNNNNNNNNNNNNNNNNNNNNNNNNNNNNNNNNNNNNNNNNNNNNNNNNNNNNNNNNNNNNNNNNNNNNNNNNNNNNNNNNNNNNNNNNNNNNNNNNNNNNNNNNNNNNNNNNNNNNNNNNNNNNNNNNNNNNNNNNNNNNNNNNNNNNNNNNNNNNNNNNNNNNNNNNNNNNNNNNNNNNNNNNNNNNNNNNNNNNNNNNNNNNNNNNNNNNNNNNNNNNNNNNNNNNNN contains:
- the LOC104735968 gene encoding uncharacterized protein LOC104735968, whose translation is MALTWGSGLRISVLLILIAAIVLACYFLPVEKLLKDFLLWVEQDLGPWGPFVLAVAYIPLTVLAVPASVLTIGGGYLFGLPIGFVADSVGATLGSGAAFLLGRTIGKPFVVAKLKDYPQFQSVALAIQKSGFKICLLLRLAPLLPFSMLNYLLSVTPIRLGPYLLSSWLGMMPITLALVYVGTTLKDLSDVTHKWREFSLSRWAILISSLVISVILMVCVTKVAKYALRKALAEHGGDMNGAVAASPELAVTDDAPTDLNEPLLIKIDAQQPQEQETTIVLK
- the LOC104735969 gene encoding probable E3 ubiquitin-protein ligase LUL3 isoform X1 codes for the protein MGISFSNRRRDNNHHRHNHNHPPPPPPPSRPPYYYSADPPSQQPPPQNDYSYTHNNLVSTPQLALPAPPPPQPPSSQPPPPQINHGPYGQNYYQNQYYPQPAPPYFTGYHHNGWNTLMRPVYFGPPTVQVPLPSVEHQNAKKVKNAVNVNKATVKLEPDDLNPGHHLVSFVFDAVFDGSFTVIFFAKEESKCTIVPHIPEAYPPTKVPFLKGTAQKFLQPSGTGTDLGFFSLDDLSKPTTQEVYPLVISAETVIPPSSVSEETFAHKQITLAGLEKTNDRSFKVKVMKQILWDEVEGKRYELQDLYGIDNSTTQGNAASGLEDTGGKECVICLTEPKDTAVMPCRHLCLCSDCAKELPFQSNKCPICRKPIERLVKMKVESSNEQH
- the LOC104735969 gene encoding probable E3 ubiquitin-protein ligase LUL3 isoform X2, encoding MGISFSNRRRDNNHHRHNHNHPPPPPPPSRPPYYYSADPPSQQPPPQNDYSYTHNNLVSTPQLALPAPPPPQPPSSQPPPPQINHGPYGQNYYQNQYYPQPAPPYFTGYHHNGWNTLMRPVYFGPPTVQVPLPSVEHQNAKKVKNAVNVNKATVKLEPDDLNPGHHLVSFVFDAVFDGSFTVIFFAKEESKCTIVPHIPEAYPPTKVPFLKGTAQKFLQPSGTGTDLGFFSLDDLSKPTTQEVYPLVISAETVIPPSSVSEETFAHKQITLAGLEKTNDRSFKVKVMKQILWDEVEGKRYELQDLYGIDNSTTQGNAASGLEDTGGKECVICLTEPKDTAVMPCRHLCLCSDCAKELPFQSNKCPICRKPIERLVKMKVESSNEQH